CCACAGAAAAACTAATAGTTTCGATGTTTAAAGCAATAAAAATCAACATTGCCGAAGTAATCAGCTGATGCCCCAATCTAAAAAGTGATTTAATTAAAGAGCTGCCGATATTTTCCTGAAGAGCGGCTTTCGCAGCTTTTTGATTTATATGAAAATAAGCATCGATAAAGTTTTGATTTTTATAATCGGTTTTTATTTCTTGGGTGGATTGTAATGCGGCCGTTAAAAAACCTGAAGTCGCCGCAGCCGCTTTGAGGCTGTTTTCACGCCAGCGTTCTACCTTTGGAAGCAGCAAAGTAATAATCCCAATATTCAAAGCAATTAAAAAGAGAGCAATAAATGTAAAAGTTACATTAACGGAAAACATTAACACAACTGTTACTATAGCAACGACTAGCGATGTAGAAAAATGCGGAAAAGATCCTGTGAGTAAAAAAGAAAGTTGATCTATATCTTCACGGAATTTATAAGCGGTTTCCCCGATTGCCTCAGAAGTATCAAACTCTTTCGGTTGTAATATAATTGCCCGAAGCATTTTACTTACAAAAAGTTTTTTTATTTTTGTTCTAAAAAGCCATCCCATATTCATAGTTATATATGCAAAAGCTGTAAACAAAAATCCGGTCGCCATCAAAATAATAATAAACCAAACACCCAATGGCAAATCAATTTTATTTTCAAAAAGAGAAAACATTTGCTTTTCGATAAATGCAGGAAACAATCCGGCGGTAAACTGAAGTAAAAAAGCCGAGACCATTGCCGCCAAGAAAAAAAACGGATGCCGTTTTATAACTTTTAAGTTAACCGATAATAAGGATTCCGGTTTAATTTGT
The DNA window shown above is from Treponema denticola and carries:
- a CDS encoding ATP-binding cassette domain-containing protein → MKQIKPESLLSVNLKVIKRHPFFFLAAMVSAFLLQFTAGLFPAFIEKQMFSLFENKIDLPLGVWFIIILMATGFLFTAFAYITMNMGWLFRTKIKKLFVSKMLRAIILQPKEFDTSEAIGETAYKFREDIDQLSFLLTGSFPHFSTSLVVAIVTVVLMFSVNVTFTFIALFLIALNIGIITLLLPKVERWRENSLKAAAATSGFLTAALQSTQEIKTDYKNQNFIDAYFHINQKAAKAALQENIGSSLIKSLFRLGHQLITSAMLIFIALNIETISFSVGDLAFFISLSVSLSNFASSVSDFFVSIKQTKISLERVQDIYTKAENEDEQLDIKNPQEYNIESIVVKNLCVEYPESNFKIEKSFEFHGGEYYFITGAVASGKSSLIKSMLGITKKAGGEIILNGKIIEKPEVIFVSPLAVYVSPTPQIFNASLRKNLLLGVSSEKEGKITEAEIQKVLRITRLDKDLETMPNGLETKVGNLTGGVSGGQTQRIGIARALLCKTKLVVLDDCFTAVDSGLAGEIRKDIAALDSLTVIEISNRSPNLEMIPRIKQLEF